From the genome of Zea mays cultivar B73 unplaced genomic scaffold, Zm-B73-REFERENCE-NAM-5.0 scaffold_136, whole genome shotgun sequence, one region includes:
- the LOC118473787 gene encoding DNA-directed RNA polymerase subunit beta-like — translation MLRNGNEGMSTIPGFSQIQFEGFCRFINQGLAEELEKFPTIKDPDHEIAFQLFAKGYQLLEPSIKERNAVYESLTYSSELYVSARLIFGFDVQKETISIGNIPIMNSLGTFIINGIYRIVINQILLSPGIYYRSELDHKGISIYTGTIISDWGGRSELAIDKKERIWARVSRKQKISILVLSSAMGSNLREILDNVSYPEIFLSFPNAKEKKRIESKEKAILEFYQQFACVGGDLVFSESLCEELQKKFFQQKCELGRVGRRNMNRRLNLDIPQNNTFLLPRDVLAATDHLIGMKFGTGILDDDDMNHLKNKRIRSVADLLQDQFGLALGRLQHAVQKTIRRVFIRQSKPTPQTLHPLMRDMSKRLQENLCFRNYMKPVNKQKIHGYLNPSTREKAEYLMEEQEIPSNSLF, via the exons ATGCTCCGGAATGGAAATGAGGGAATGTCCACAATACCCGGATTTAGTCAGATCCAATTCGAGGGATTTTGTAGATTCATTAATCAAGGCTTGGCGGAAGAACTTGAGAAGTTTCCCACAATTAAAGATCCAGATCACGAAATTGCATTTCAATTATTTGCGAAAGGATATCAATTGCTAGAACCCTCGATAAAAGAAAGGAATGCTGTGTATGAATCACTCACCTATTCTTCCGAATTATATGTATCCGCGAGATTAATTTTTGGTTTCGATGTGCAAAAGGAAACCATTTCTATTGGAAACATTCCTATAATGAATTCCTTAGGAACCTTTATAATAAATGGAATATACCGAATTGTGATCAATCAAATATTGCTAAGTCCTGGTATTTACTACCGCTCGGAATTAGACCATAAGGGAATTTCTATATATACCGGGACTATAATATCAGATTGGGGAGGAAGGTCGGAATTAGCAATTGATAAAAAAGAAAGGATATGGGCTCGCGTGAGTAGAAAACAAAagatatctattttagttctatcatcAGCTATGGGTTCGAATCTAAGAGAAATTTTAGATAATGTTTCCTACCCCGAAATTTTCTTGTCTTTCCCGAAtgctaaggagaagaagaggaTTGAGTCAAAAGAAAAAGCTATTTTGGAGTTTTATCAACAATTTGCTTGTGTAGGTGGGGACCTGGTATTTTCGGAGTCCTTATGCGAGGAATTACAAAAGAAATTTTTTCAACAAAAATGTGAATTAGGAAGAGTTGGTCGACGAAATATGAATCGGAGACTGAATCTTGATATCCCTCAGAACAATACATTCTTGTTACCACGAGATGTATTGGCCGCTACGGATCATTTGATTGGAATGAAATTTGGAACGGGTATACTTGACGATGACGATATGAATCACTTGAAAAATAAACGTATTCGTTCGGTTGCAGATCTGTTACAAGATCAATTCGGACTGGCTCTTGGCCGTTTACAACATGCGGTTCAAAAAACTATCCGTAGAGTATTCATACGTCAATCGAAACCGACTCCACAAACTTTG CACCCTTTGATGAGAGATATGAGCAAGAGGCTTCAAGAAAACTTGTGTTTTCGGAATTATATGAAGCCAGTAAACAAACAAAAAATCCATGGGTATTTGAACCCGAGTACCCGGGAAAAAGCAGAATATTTGATGGAAGAACAGGAGATCCCTTCGAACAGCCTGTTCTAA